A DNA window from Myxocyprinus asiaticus isolate MX2 ecotype Aquarium Trade chromosome 15, UBuf_Myxa_2, whole genome shotgun sequence contains the following coding sequences:
- the LOC127452624 gene encoding neuronal pentraxin-1-like isoform X1, which produces MRPNLHPTCAVLVLKTKSEWILSFLYAICLSVCAGTGIPGSDYNSHPRFICTPIPADADPGCFPTAGGPGGPSNGHHSGPNGNSNGWWGMSEETKATILHLRENLVQQKETILDQRETIRELTAKLNLCEGFNRGMGNHDDHPHHTPTHLAHHAHHAYPPTSDNNHLGWVVPDGHHGNHGMEPVHYGDGVGGHHHGKSTLTEKHITGEMTPSASSTPEQISRMLQTLKEQLANLQTRNTSSTYSSSLKDLLQRKINALEQQMQHHSASLASANHGDHDEDDSHHDDDHDSHHEDHHDDRDHDDHDGPHDESHHDVHHDDDHHDDDHHDDDHHDDSQHEDSHDDSHHDVSRHDNGHQNNGHHDNSYHDNEVSGHSLGRLPYQLQGHREGPNEVHSKLDAVLNHLQHRLADTGSRKKSKPTEAFQIGFPMRTNYMYGRVKRSLLHEIFSLTLCLWMKAGIGPGLGTPFSYSVPSQANELVLIEWGNNPMELLIDDTAVTLPLSLNDGKWHHVCVTWSTRDGMWEAYQDGVKRGSGENLSPWHPIKPGGVFILGQEQDTLGGRFDATQAFVGEISDVQMWSHVLTPHNIYSLASCGGHITGDIIAWSESVVELHGGVTKYPFDPCH; this is translated from the exons ATGAGGCCAAACTTGCATCCAACATGCGCCGTACTAGTACTAAAGACCAAAAGCGAATGGATTTTATCATTCTTATATGCCATCTGTCTTTCTGTATGTGCCGGTACTGGAATTCCAGGTTCAGACTACAACTCCCATCCTCGTTTTATATGTACCCCTATTCCTGCCGATGCTGATCCCGGGTGTTTCCCCACAGCGGGTGGCCCAGGTGGCCCCAGTAATGGGCACCACAGTGGACCAAATGGGAACAGCAATGGCTGGTGGGGTATGTCCGAGGAGACAAAAGCAACCATTCTGCACCTGCGTGAGAATTTGGTCCAGCAGAAGGAGACCATCCTGGACCAGCGGGAGACAATCCGGGAGCTCACGGCCAAACTGAATTTGTGTGAAGGCTTCAACCGTGGCATGGGCAACCATGACGACCACCCACACCACACACCTACACACCTGGCCCACCATGCCCACCACGCCTACCCGCCAACATCTGATAACAATCACCTCGGGTGGGTGGTTCCTGATGGTCATCACGGCAACCATGGAATGGAACCTGTACATTATGGGGATGGGGTCGGGGGGCATCACCATGGGAAAAGCACATTGACTGAGAAGCACATCACAGGGGAGATGACCCCTTCAGCCTCATCTACGCCGGAGCAGATCAGCAGGATGCTTCAGACCTTAAAGGAGCAGCTAGCAAACCTGCAG ACAAGAAACACCTCCAGCACCTACTCCAGTTCACTGAAGGATCTCCTGCAGAGGAAGATCAACGCCCTAGAACAACAGATGCAACACCATTCTGCATCGCTAGCCAGTGCCAATCACGGTGACCACGATGAGGATGACAGTCACCATGACGATGATCATGACAGCCATCACGAGGACCATCATGATGACCGAGACCACGATGATCACGATGGTCCCCATGATGAGAGTCACCATGATGTGCACCATGATGATGATCACCATGACGATGATCACCATGATGACGATCATCACGATGACAGTCAACATGAAGATAGCCATGATGACAGCCACCATGATGTCAGCAGGCATGACAATGGGCACCAAAACAATGGTCACCATGATAACAGCTACCATGACAATGAGGTTTCTGGACATAGCCTAGGGAGGTTGCCGTATCAGTTACAAGGACACAGAGAAGGACCAAATGAGGTGCACAGCAAGTTGGATGCAGTGCTAAATCATCTGCAGCACAGGCTTGCTGACACAG GCTCTAGGAAGAAGAGCAAGCCCACTGAAGCTTTCCAGATTGGCTTCCCCATGCGAACTAACTACATGTATGGCCGTGTAAAGCGTTCTCTGCTGCATGAGATATTTTCCTTGACTCTGTGTCTGTGGATGAAGGCTGGCATCGGGCCTGGACTAGGAACACCCTTCTCCTACTCTGTCCCGAGTCAGGCCAACGAGCTGGTTCTCATTGAGTGGGGCAACAACCCTATGGAGCTGCTGATTGATGACACA GCTGTTACTCTACCCCTCTCTTTGAATGATGGTAAATGGCATCATGTGTGTGTGACATGGTCAACACGGGACGGGATGTGGGAGGCCTACCAGGATGGAGTGAAGAGAGGCTCAGGAGAAAACCTCTCCCCTTGGCACCCCATCAAACCTGGAGGGGTCTTTATACTGGGACAGGAACAG GACACTCTGGGTGGTCGTTTTGATGCTACGCAGGCGTTTGTTGGTGAAATCTCAGATGTTCAGATGTGGTCTCATGTTCTCACACCTCATAACATCTACAGTCTGGCTTCTTGTGGAGGCCACATCACTGGTGACATCATTGCCTGGTCAGAGTCAGTGGTGGAGCTGCATGGAGGGGTCACTAAATACCCCTTTGACCCCTGTCACTGA
- the LOC127452624 gene encoding neuronal pentraxin-1-like isoform X2: MSEETKATILHLRENLVQQKETILDQRETIRELTAKLNLCEGFNRGMGNHDDHPHHTPTHLAHHAHHAYPPTSDNNHLGWVVPDGHHGNHGMEPVHYGDGVGGHHHGKSTLTEKHITGEMTPSASSTPEQISRMLQTLKEQLANLQTRNTSSTYSSSLKDLLQRKINALEQQMQHHSASLASANHGDHDEDDSHHDDDHDSHHEDHHDDRDHDDHDGPHDESHHDVHHDDDHHDDDHHDDDHHDDSQHEDSHDDSHHDVSRHDNGHQNNGHHDNSYHDNEVSGHSLGRLPYQLQGHREGPNEVHSKLDAVLNHLQHRLADTGSRKKSKPTEAFQIGFPMRTNYMYGRVKRSLLHEIFSLTLCLWMKAGIGPGLGTPFSYSVPSQANELVLIEWGNNPMELLIDDTAVTLPLSLNDGKWHHVCVTWSTRDGMWEAYQDGVKRGSGENLSPWHPIKPGGVFILGQEQDTLGGRFDATQAFVGEISDVQMWSHVLTPHNIYSLASCGGHITGDIIAWSESVVELHGGVTKYPFDPCH; encoded by the exons ATGTCCGAGGAGACAAAAGCAACCATTCTGCACCTGCGTGAGAATTTGGTCCAGCAGAAGGAGACCATCCTGGACCAGCGGGAGACAATCCGGGAGCTCACGGCCAAACTGAATTTGTGTGAAGGCTTCAACCGTGGCATGGGCAACCATGACGACCACCCACACCACACACCTACACACCTGGCCCACCATGCCCACCACGCCTACCCGCCAACATCTGATAACAATCACCTCGGGTGGGTGGTTCCTGATGGTCATCACGGCAACCATGGAATGGAACCTGTACATTATGGGGATGGGGTCGGGGGGCATCACCATGGGAAAAGCACATTGACTGAGAAGCACATCACAGGGGAGATGACCCCTTCAGCCTCATCTACGCCGGAGCAGATCAGCAGGATGCTTCAGACCTTAAAGGAGCAGCTAGCAAACCTGCAG ACAAGAAACACCTCCAGCACCTACTCCAGTTCACTGAAGGATCTCCTGCAGAGGAAGATCAACGCCCTAGAACAACAGATGCAACACCATTCTGCATCGCTAGCCAGTGCCAATCACGGTGACCACGATGAGGATGACAGTCACCATGACGATGATCATGACAGCCATCACGAGGACCATCATGATGACCGAGACCACGATGATCACGATGGTCCCCATGATGAGAGTCACCATGATGTGCACCATGATGATGATCACCATGACGATGATCACCATGATGACGATCATCACGATGACAGTCAACATGAAGATAGCCATGATGACAGCCACCATGATGTCAGCAGGCATGACAATGGGCACCAAAACAATGGTCACCATGATAACAGCTACCATGACAATGAGGTTTCTGGACATAGCCTAGGGAGGTTGCCGTATCAGTTACAAGGACACAGAGAAGGACCAAATGAGGTGCACAGCAAGTTGGATGCAGTGCTAAATCATCTGCAGCACAGGCTTGCTGACACAG GCTCTAGGAAGAAGAGCAAGCCCACTGAAGCTTTCCAGATTGGCTTCCCCATGCGAACTAACTACATGTATGGCCGTGTAAAGCGTTCTCTGCTGCATGAGATATTTTCCTTGACTCTGTGTCTGTGGATGAAGGCTGGCATCGGGCCTGGACTAGGAACACCCTTCTCCTACTCTGTCCCGAGTCAGGCCAACGAGCTGGTTCTCATTGAGTGGGGCAACAACCCTATGGAGCTGCTGATTGATGACACA GCTGTTACTCTACCCCTCTCTTTGAATGATGGTAAATGGCATCATGTGTGTGTGACATGGTCAACACGGGACGGGATGTGGGAGGCCTACCAGGATGGAGTGAAGAGAGGCTCAGGAGAAAACCTCTCCCCTTGGCACCCCATCAAACCTGGAGGGGTCTTTATACTGGGACAGGAACAG GACACTCTGGGTGGTCGTTTTGATGCTACGCAGGCGTTTGTTGGTGAAATCTCAGATGTTCAGATGTGGTCTCATGTTCTCACACCTCATAACATCTACAGTCTGGCTTCTTGTGGAGGCCACATCACTGGTGACATCATTGCCTGGTCAGAGTCAGTGGTGGAGCTGCATGGAGGGGTCACTAAATACCCCTTTGACCCCTGTCACTGA